From Nicotiana tabacum cultivar K326 chromosome 20, ASM71507v2, whole genome shotgun sequence, one genomic window encodes:
- the LOC107775989 gene encoding LOW QUALITY PROTEIN: aldehyde dehydrogenase 22A1-like (The sequence of the model RefSeq protein was modified relative to this genomic sequence to represent the inferred CDS: deleted 1 base in 1 codon), whose protein sequence is MAFWWALIVIVFAFAICKLLLMLIPSNVPSIDVDTSDVLDDGNHTKENSFIYIPSRRHTDKVQCYEPATMKYLGFLPALKPDEVKERVAHARKAQKIWAKSSFKQRRLFLRILLKYIIEHQDLICNISSRDTGKTMVDASLGEIMTTCEKIHWLLSEGEKWLKPEYRSCGRSMLHKTAKVEFYPLGVVGAIVSWNYPFHNIFNPMLAAVFSGNSIVIKVSEHASWSGCFYLRIIQTALAAVGAPENLVEVITGFAETGEALVSSVDKMIFVGSPGVGKKIMRTAADTLIPVTLELGGKDAFIVCEDADVPHVAQVAARAALQSSGQNCAGAERFYVHKDIYSSFVAEVVKIVKSVTAGPPLSGKYDMGAICMQEHSEKLQYLVNDALDKGAEIVARGSVGNIGEGAVDQYFPPTVIVNVNHTMKLMQEEAFGPILPIMKFSSDEEVVQLANDSKYGLGCAVFSGSQRRAKQIASQLHCGVAAINDFASSYMCQSLPFGGVKDSGFGRFAGIEGLRACCLVKSVVEDRWWPLIKTKIPKPIQYPVAENGFEFQESLVEALYGLNIWDRLRALVNVLKLLSEQTTPMSNRRRSD, encoded by the exons ATGGCGTTCTGGTGGGCGCTGATTGTAATTGTATTCGCATTCGCGATCTGTAAGTTACTGTTGATGCTCATTCCTTCCAATGTCCCTTCCATTGACGTCGACACTTCCGACG TGTTGGACGATGGGAATCACACGAAAGAGAACAGCTTCATTTAT ATTCCCTCGAGAAGGCATACAGACAAAGTTCAGTGCTATGAACCTGCAACAATGAAGTACCTGGGTTTTTTACCAGCGCTGAAACCTGATGAG GTTAAGGAGCGGGTTGCACATGCAAGGAAAGCTCAGAAGATATGGGCAAAGAGTAGCTTCAAGCAAAGACGTCTGTTTCTGCGTATACTTCTAAAGTATATTATTGAACATCAAGACCTTATATGCAA TATCTCTTCACGTGATACTGGAAAAACAATGGTAGATGCCTCCTTGGGAGAAATAATGACTACATGTGAAAAGATACATTGGCTTCTTTCAGAGGGTGAAAAGTGGCTAAAGCCTGAATACCG TTCATGTGGGAGATCAATGCTTCACAAGACTGCAAAAGTGGAATTTTATCCTCTTGGTGTTGTTGGTGCTATTGTTTCGTGGAATTACCCATTTCACAATATCTTTAATCCAATGTTGGCTGCAGTCTTCTCAGGGAACAGCATTGTGATAAAG GTCTCAGAACATGCCAGTTGGTCTGGGTGTTTCTATCTGCGAATCATTCAAACTGCTCTTGCTGCAGTCGGAGCTCCTGAGAACTTGGTAGAAGTTATAACTGG CTTTGCTGAAACTGGAGAGGCACTAGTATCCTCTGTCGACAAAATGATATTTGTTGGATCACCTGGTGTGGGCAAAAAG ATTATGCGGACTGCTGCAGATACACTGATACCAGTTACCCTTGAGCTTGGTGGAAAAGATGCATTTATTGTCTGTGAAGATGCCGATGTGCCACAT GTTGCACAAGTTGCTGCCAGAGCAGCTCTCCAATCAAGTGGGCAGAATTGTGCTGGTGCAGAACGTTTTTATGTTCACAAGGACATTTACTCTTCTTTTGTTGCTGAAGTAGTTAAAATTGTGAAATCGGTTACTGCT GGCCCTCCTCTATCTGGGAAGTATGACATGGGAGCCATATGCATGCAAGAGCATTCTGAAAAGCTTCAGTACCTGGTAAATGATGCCCTAGAC AAAGGCGCTGAAATTGTTGCTCGAGGAAGTGTAGGCAATATTGGCGAAGGTGCTGTTGATCAGTACTTCCCTCCTACTGTGATTGTAAACGTAAATCACACCATGAAGTTGATGCAGGAGGAG GCTTTTGGACCAATATTGCCAATAATGAAATTCAGCTCTGATGAAGAAGTTGTTCAGCTTGcaaatgattcaaaatatggACTTGGTTGTGCTGTATTTTCAGGCAGTCAGCGTCGTGCTAAGCAGATAGCTTCACAATTACATTGTGGAGTGGCTGCTATCAATGACTTCGCATCAAGTTACATGTGTCAG tcCCTGCCATTTGGTGGTGTAAAAGACAGTGGATTTGGAAGATTTGCTGGTATTGAAGGATTGCGAGCTTGCTGTCTTGTAAAATCAGTGGTGGAGGATCGGTGGTGGCCTCTTATTAAAACCAAGATACCAAAGCCTATTCAG TATCCTGTTGCTGAGAATGGATTCGAGTTTCAAGAGTCTCTTGTGGAGGCTCTTTATGGTTTGAACATCTGGGATCGTCTACGGGCATTGGTGAATGTTTTGAAACTCCTTTCAGAGCAAACCACCCCCATGAGCAATAGAAGGCGAAGTGACTAA
- the LOC107775990 gene encoding uncharacterized protein LOC107775990 — protein sequence MENVVDEDDDFGDLYADVEVQASSAINTVHISTQLQTEVNDVDCNAVGNFNGENAVSEEEEECESESEDDLNIVLNDDEEDYENHFLNEDEIEENAEGNGSGQNSNSSENGNAEKNSYKNTRPPQAAYSSHLKADGSSCLHSYSTALVKCTWDNNGYMQRMGSGSAAQNGQSFSLPRSRNILDMNIDMFEKKPWRYPGADLTDYFNFGFDEDSWKQYCNCLDKHREKAKRVVKDSDYKTSKNSKPKGREIEVEESIIERQPSTDVERSQDRDSDVVIQIALQDSLEDPINSPKEQRESPENGDVGRNGRDFLCFSSASEDELASLEGRGVSGNSTSRRNTPVREHVSMDSDNNGNCEFSDADEHPHREGTECDVYQTSGAIESSHDANKSSVRDISDPRKSVMLQEPLHGEGRQHSPGSSCCSLSHSDASEDGAFLDIEKSHDHHIRSLPNADSELLEKGTIDYQPVSGTRYIQTKSGGSKYFTRGRKPVRRDLLHDRRRPGRMSETHLKVEDSRKSDARILYERRNSTVIQHRHRDKRYAFDSHEREDTSHFKRAEPFYCNAGRFSDYPCRDSYKKDPERECQLEYRYDNNWCSSRSTKRKLNPLELSTYDELSERDQSHYGSRLTVQDMDNNSFHESEQWIDKHIPYLDDEIPSQQMWKIDQLQSNSRMRTDDLVTECNYIYDIMEETDNRYRSYNNRDTNIIEDGYHVNLTYFRRETKSPNRGKRRDNSSHDSLNNVFCMDLKDEEGRFDAYRPPSFRLYREPCTASRRWQSPELPRGRHGIFSGTRKCQDGGQSANLTNSISADQIIKYPGNQGNFKRGRRYWQSEGLHRVEDENIRYQQNILDSEKTSYSFRRSSSDKRFESFDNKHGPDLVEKLLDDRHVDHEKYKLIREGNKASQFGQGSKFFHRDNRWRFPKGRDSFATGLVVENRESSGRCSKAGGVTYFGRRTLRSRNLTTDPKENEKERLDIFSDAQQQESLDIEEGEIISEVMNERTIKRRSTCFGKSQVSEMKNFANDKDVEGKDNPKILEIMAKMEKRGERFKQPIALKSDSKNISKPSVDLFTGTTEAMQPRPARKRRWVASEAN from the exons ATGGAGAACGTCGTCGACGAGGACGACGATTTCGGCGATCTCTACGCCGACGTCGAAGTCCAAGCAAGCTCAGCAATAAACACCGTACATATTTCAACGCAGCTTCAAACGGAAGTCAACGATGTTGACTGTAATGCCGTCGGTAATTTCAACGGTGAAAATGCAGTAAGtgaagaggaagaggaatgcGAGAGCGAGAGTGAGGATGATTTAAACATAGTGTtgaatgatgatgaagaagattatGAAAATCATTTTCTCAATGAAGATGAAATTGAGGAAAATGCTGAAGGAAATGGCTCAGGACAAAATTCAAACAGCAGCGAAAACGGCAATGCAGAAAAAAACAGTTACAAG AACACCAGACCTCCACAAGCAGCATATTCAAGTCATCTCAAAGCCGATGGATCTTCTTGCTTACATTCTTACTCTACAGCATTGGTCAAGTGCACCTGGGATAATAATGGCTACATGCAAAGGATGGGCTCAGGCTCTGCTGCTCAAAATGGACAGAGCTTCTCACTTCCTCGGTCGAG GAATATCTTGGACATGAATATTGATATGTTTGAGAAGAAACCTTGGCGGTATCCAGGTGCTGACTTGAcagattattttaattttggtttCGATGAAGATAGTTGGAAACAGTATTGCAATTGCCTG GATAAGCACCGAGAAAAGGCCAAAAGGGTAGTCAAGGATTCAGACTACAAGACTTCGAAAAATAGTAAG CCAAAAGGTAGAGAAATTGAGGTGGAAGAGAGCATCATTGAGCGTCAACCATCGACAGATGTGGAACGTTCGCAGGATCGGGATTCTGATGTTGTCATACAG ATTGCTTTGCAGGATTCATTGGAAGATCCCATAAACTCTCCAAAAGAGCAGCGGGAATCACCTGAGAATGGAGATGTTGGGAGAAATGGAAGGGATTTTCTCTGTTTTAGTAGTGCCAGTGAAGATGAGTTAGCCAGCTTGGAAGGAAGAGGAGTATCAGGCAACTCTACATCTAGAAG GAACACACCTGTTCGTGAACACGTGTCTATGGATTCAGATAACAACGGAAACTGTGAGTTCTCCGATGCAGATGAGCATCCCCACCGAGAGGGAACTGAATGTGATGTCTATCAAACCTCGGGAGCAATTGAATCTTCTCATGATGCGAATAAAAGCAGTGTGAGAGACATATCTGATCCAAGAAAATCTGTAATGTTGCAAGAACCACTGCATGGTGAAGGCCGACAGCATAGCCCAGGTTCATCTTGTTGTTCTCTAAGTCATAGTGATGCATCTGAAGATGGGGCTTTTCTTGACATTGAGAAATCCCATGATCATCATATAAGGTCATTACCAAATGCAGACTCTGAGTTACTGGAGAAGGGTACAATTGATTACCAGCCAGTTTCCGGAACCCGTTATATCCAAACAAAGTCTGGTGGTTCTAAATATTTTACACGAGGTAGAAAGCCTGTGCGAAGAGATCTGCTGCATGACAGAAGAAGACCTGGTAGAATGAGTGAAACTCACCTGAAAGTTGAAGATTCCCGCAAATCTGATGCTAGGATACTGTATGAAAGGCGTAATTCAACTGTGATCCAACACAGACATAGGGATAAACGGTATGCTTTTGACTCTCATGAAAGAGAAGATACTTCACATTTTAAGAGGGCAGAACCCTTTTACTGTAATGCAGGAAGATTTTCTGATTATCCATGCCGGGATTCCTATAAAAAAGATCCTGAGAGGGAATGTCAGTTAGAATACAGATATGACAACAACTGGTGTAGCAGTCGAAGCACGAAAAGAAAGCTAAATCCTCTTGAACTATCAACATATGATGAATTGTCGGAAAGAGATCAATCCCATTATGGGAGCAGACTCACTGTTCAGGACATGGacaataattcttttcatgaatcAGAACAATGGATTGATAAGCACATTCCGTATCTAGATGATGAGATACCCAGTCAACAAATGTGGAAAATTGATCAGTTGCAGAGTAACAGCAGAATGAGGACTGATGATCTTGTAACTGAATGTAATTACATCTACGATATCATGGAAGAGACAGATAACAGATATAGATCATACAACAACAGGGATACTAATATTATAGAAGATGGCTATCATGTAAATTTGACTTATTTCAGAAGAGAAACTAAAAGCCCTAATAGGGGCAAAAGGAGAGATAACAGTTCCCACGATAGTTTAAATAATGTATTTTGCATGGATCTAAAGGATGAGGAAGGGAGATTTGACGCGTATCGACCTCCATCCTTTCGTTTGTATAGGGAACCTTGTACAGCTAGCAGAAGGTGGCAGAGCCCTGAACTTCCACGTGGAAGACATGGAATATTCAGTGGGACTAGGAAATGTCAAGATGGTGGTCAGTCTGCTAATTTGACCAATTCTATTAGTGCTGATCAGATAATCAAGTATCCTGGTAATCAGGGTAATTTTAAAAGAGGAAGAAGGTACTGGCAATCTGAAGGGTTGCACAGGGTTGAAGATGAAAATATTAGGTATCAGCAAAATATATTAGATTCCGAGAAGACATCATATTCATTCAGAAGAAGTTCAAGTGACAAAAGGTTTGAGTCATTTGACAATAAACATGGACCCGATCTAGTAGAAAAGCTTTTAGATGACAGACATGTGgatcatgaaaaatacaaattgATCAGGGAAGGCAATAAAGccagtcaatttggtcaagggtctAAATTTTTTCATAGAGATAATCGGTGGAGATTCCCAAAGGGGAGAGATTCTTTTGCCACGGGCTTGGTTGTTGAGAACAGAGAG TCCTCCGGAAGATGCTCCAAAGCAGGGGGTGTAACATACTTTGGCAG GAGGACACTCAGAAGTCGAAACCTGACAACTGATCctaaagaaaatgagaaagagagGCTTGACATATTCTCAGATGCCCAGCAGCAAGAGTCTTTGGATATTGAAGAGGGAGAGATAATTTCTGAAGTAATGAATGAGAGAACCATTAAAAGGAGAAGCACTTGTTTTGGAAAATCGCAAGTCAGTGAAATGAAGAATTTTGCTAATGATAAAGATGTGGAGGGAAAGGACAACCCTAAAATTTTGGAGATCATGGCAAAGATGGAAAAGCGTGGAGAGCGTTTCAAGCAGCCTATTGCTCTAAAAAGTGATTCAAAGAATATCTCCAAGCCTTCCGTTGATTTGTTTACTGGCACGACTGAAGCTATGCAACCAAGACCAGCACGAAAGAGGAGATGGGTTGCAAGTGAGGCCAACTAA